The proteins below come from a single Zea mays cultivar B73 chromosome 8, Zm-B73-REFERENCE-NAM-5.0, whole genome shotgun sequence genomic window:
- the LOC103637344 gene encoding LOW QUALITY PROTEIN: nuclear ribonuclease Z (The sequence of the model RefSeq protein was modified relative to this genomic sequence to represent the inferred CDS: inserted 1 base in 1 codon) yields the protein MVATLGTGGSSGDIGDARRELRGLAVYTTLLSYSRFLVSIGGQETCVIFPTLSLAFDIGRCPQCAVSQEFLFVSHGHLDHIGGLPMYVAXRGLFRLRPPTIFVPACLWDLVERLFEVHRRAMDQSELNHNLVPLEVREEYELRRDLKVRAFRTYHAIPSQGYVIYSVKQKLKQEFIGLPGSEIKRLKLSGVEVCLACMV from the exons ATGGTTGCCACGCTAGGCACGGGTGGCTCCAGCGGCGACATCGGTGACGCGAGACGCGAGCTGCGAGGGTTGGCGGTCTACACGACG CTCCTCTCCTATTCCCGCTTCCTCGTCTCCATCGGCGGTCAAGAAACCTGCGTCATCTTCCCGACGCTGAGCCTCGCCTTCGACATCGGCCGATGCCCGCAGTGCGccgtctcgcaggagttcctcttCGTCTCTCACGGGCACCTCGACCACATCGGGGGCCTTCCCATGTATGTGG AGCGGGGGCTCTTCAGGCTGCGTCCGCCCACCATCTTCGTCCCAGCGTGCCTCTGGGACCTCGTGGAGCGGCTATTTGAGGTGCATCGCCGCGCCATGGACCAGTCTGAGCTCAACCACAACCTGGTCCCCCTGGAGGTCAGGGAGGAGTACGAGCTCAGGAGGGACCTCAAGGTCAGGGCTTTCAGGACCTATCACGCCATACCCAGCCAG GGGTATGTGATATACTCGGTGAAGCAGAAGCTTAAGCAGGAGTTCATTGGCCTACCAGGGAGCGAGATCAAGCGGCTCAAGCTATCAGGTGTGGAGGTCTGTCTGGCTTG CATGGTTTAG